One stretch of Argiope bruennichi chromosome 3, qqArgBrue1.1, whole genome shotgun sequence DNA includes these proteins:
- the LOC129962714 gene encoding dimethyladenosine transferase 1, mitochondrial-like — protein sequence MVRLSIFRLAETVAKEIAAASAPVVDSSLQRLPPLPSPKDLLKLYKIRAQRHLSQNFLLDYRINNKIITKTGKIQNCFVCEVGPGPGNITRSILQNGAKHVIVIEKDRRFLPSLELLADASGGRMKIILADVMDVDLENILPRTLACDWTMLPPPLFIIGNLPFNISTPLIIKWLRHCSKHTGPFIHGRTRLTLTFQKEVALRMVADVDSEYRSRLSIMCQYLCSVKHLFNIPGKAFFPKPEVDVAVVKFTPRIRPLIDQPFELVEKVVSTIFHHRQKFCRYGITNLFPPNRPELVEEMINKSKVNPEKRSFSLEMEEFRALCNVYSDICKNNPDILEYNYLIHKRNYSMFDEEDDSSQTDIKVDSDLEDHKM from the exons ATGGTGCGATTATCCATTTTCCGACTGGCTGAAACCGTGGCGAAAGAAATAGCAGCCGCCAGTGCACCAGTTGTTGATTCATCTCTTCAACGGCTTCCACCTCTTCCATCTCCCAAAGATCTTCTTAAATTGTACAAGATTAGGGCTCAACGGCACCTTTCGCAGAATTTTCTGTTGGATTAtaggattaataataaaattatcacaaaaactGGTAAAATACAAAACTGTTTTGTTTGTGAAGTTGGACCTGGTCCTGGCAATATCACAAGAAGTATCCTACAAAATGGAGCGAAGCATGTGATTGTTATTGAAAAAGATAGACGTTTTTTACCATCATTGGAG CTTCTTGCTGATGCCAGTGGTGgtagaatgaaaataatactgGCAGATGTTATGGATGtagatttagaaaatattttacctag AACATTAGCATGTGATTGGACAATGCTTCCGCCACCTCTTTTCATTATTGGAAATCTACCTTTCAACATCTCTACTCCACTTATCATCAAATGGCTGAGACACTGTTCCAAACATACTGGCCCTTTTATACATGGTCGAACACGTTTAACACTCACTTTTCAAAAAGAAGTGGCTCTTCGAATGGTGGCTGATGTAGATAGCGAATATAGAAGCAGACTGTCTATCATGTGTCAGTATTTGTGCagtgtaaaacatttatttaatattccag GAAAAGCATTTTTTCCAAAACCTGAAGTTGATGTAGCTGTGGTGAAATTCACACCTAGAATTCGACCTCTGATTGATCAACCTTTTGAACTTGTGGAGAAAGTTGTTTCAACAATATTCCATCATCGACAGAAATTTTGTCGCTATGGCATTAC GAATCTTTTTCCACCTAACAGACCAGAACTAGTTGAAGAAATGATCAATAAATCAAAAGTAAATCCAGAAAAAAGATCTTTCAGTTTGGAAATGGAAGAGTTTAGAGCTTTGTGTAATGTTTATAGTGACATATGTAAAAATAACCCTgacattttagaatataattatttgatcCACAAAAGGAATTATTCTATGTTTGATGAGGAAGATGATTCATCTCAGACTGATATAAAAGTTGATAGTGATCTTGAAgatcataaaatgtaa